The following coding sequences are from one Achromobacter sp. B7 window:
- a CDS encoding alpha/beta hydrolase, producing MTETRPATDPPEERVAPFHYNARGQQCFTWTLTDCDITDPVQLRIGPDLILPVIFIPGVMGSNLKSVPEPDSDKTRSVWRLDYGFAGVPTPLLGQWASQKAGIRQSLLHPDRVQVDDEGGVPNVPWGMVQDDQQLLPAQRKAALMRRYRERGWGEVGQTSYERFLIWLEHVLNSPTVPRHLNYALELEDKHWEDPTAAYRRLKAGMDLFMPRLNGADRNGDEDDGTKPLTTDDLLAGVRFNMPVHAFGYNWLASNTDSAKKLKQRIETLLEQYGSRCKQVLLVTHSMGGLIARMCATLPGMESAICGIVHGVMPTNGAPVAYRRCKVGMRDESFGTSLVIGSNGQEVTAVFAQSPGALQLLPTTRYAPGWLKLLRENQSRTLSAMPALDQCPYDAIYLERYRWWGLVKEEWLAPKGGTAIEWTLYERAIKFAREFHAELDTYFHPNTYVFYGSDAKYPSFETIRWNIRPGLRAAGTAQAAAPIESIFNARHTDVQHDGRTIIHVRSRSALNNASPSYVDGTSTPGKPTYSNWEIHCAMQDGVGDGTVPTSSGRAPIDQAERGEVREQLKMQGFDHEGPFRMEQVQLVTLQWILKIAAQAKKPS from the coding sequence ATGACCGAGACCAGACCCGCCACCGACCCGCCAGAGGAACGCGTGGCGCCGTTTCATTACAACGCCAGGGGGCAGCAGTGCTTCACCTGGACTTTGACCGACTGCGACATTACCGACCCCGTGCAACTGCGTATCGGCCCGGATCTGATCCTGCCGGTGATTTTTATTCCGGGGGTGATGGGCAGTAATTTGAAGTCGGTGCCCGAACCGGACAGCGACAAAACCAGATCTGTATGGCGGCTAGATTATGGTTTTGCGGGCGTTCCCACTCCGTTGCTGGGCCAATGGGCCAGCCAGAAGGCAGGGATACGGCAGAGCCTTTTGCATCCCGACCGAGTGCAAGTGGATGACGAGGGCGGCGTACCCAACGTGCCGTGGGGGATGGTGCAGGATGACCAACAGCTGCTACCCGCTCAGCGCAAGGCCGCCCTGATGAGGCGATATCGCGAGCGGGGCTGGGGCGAAGTCGGACAGACCAGCTACGAACGCTTTCTGATTTGGTTGGAACATGTGCTGAATTCCCCGACGGTTCCCCGCCACCTGAACTATGCGCTTGAACTCGAGGACAAGCACTGGGAAGACCCCACAGCCGCATATCGACGGCTTAAAGCCGGTATGGATTTGTTTATGCCGCGATTGAACGGGGCGGATCGCAACGGCGACGAAGACGACGGCACCAAGCCCTTGACAACGGACGATCTGCTGGCCGGGGTTCGATTCAATATGCCGGTGCATGCGTTTGGATATAACTGGTTGGCGTCGAACACCGATTCGGCCAAGAAACTCAAGCAGCGCATTGAAACCTTGCTGGAACAGTATGGATCCCGCTGCAAGCAGGTCTTGCTGGTGACGCATTCAATGGGCGGTTTGATTGCCAGAATGTGCGCAACTCTGCCCGGCATGGAGTCCGCGATTTGCGGCATCGTCCACGGCGTCATGCCGACAAACGGAGCCCCGGTGGCGTACCGCCGATGCAAGGTCGGTATGCGGGACGAGAGCTTCGGTACCTCGCTGGTTATTGGCAGCAACGGTCAGGAAGTAACAGCGGTTTTTGCCCAGTCGCCCGGAGCGTTGCAGTTACTGCCGACCACGCGATACGCACCGGGATGGTTGAAACTGCTGCGCGAGAACCAATCTCGCACCCTGTCCGCGATGCCCGCGCTCGATCAATGCCCGTATGACGCGATTTATCTTGAGAGGTATCGGTGGTGGGGCTTGGTAAAGGAAGAATGGCTGGCGCCCAAAGGTGGGACGGCGATTGAGTGGACCCTCTACGAGCGAGCTATTAAATTCGCCCGCGAATTTCACGCAGAGCTGGATACCTACTTCCATCCCAACACCTACGTCTTCTATGGTTCAGATGCGAAGTATCCAAGCTTCGAAACCATCCGGTGGAACATACGCCCGGGTTTGCGGGCGGCCGGTACCGCACAGGCAGCCGCCCCGATCGAATCCATTTTCAACGCGCGGCACACGGATGTTCAGCACGACGGTCGCACCATCATCCACGTGCGCAGTCGTAGCGCCCTCAATAACGCCTCGCCAAGCTACGTTGACGGCACGTCAACGCCCGGAAAGCCGACATATAGCAACTGGGAAATTCACTGTGCAATGCAGGACGGAGTGGGAGACGGGACGGTACCGACAAGTTCGGGCCGTGCGCCGATTGACCAGGCGGAACGCGGCGAAGTTCGGGAGCAGCTAAAAATGCAAGGCTTTGATCATGAAGGTCCGTTCCGGATGGAACAGGTTCAACTCGTCACGCTTCAATGGATCTTGAAAATCGCGGCCCAGGCCAAGAAGCCGTCATGA
- a CDS encoding ABC transporter permease, with amino-acid sequence MSPPRRARTLRRLLANPGAVVGGVLLLLILCAAITAPWVFPHDPLDMVGPPIQWPGQDPEFWLGTDTMGRDIAAGLAHGARVSLTVGVTAALLSLAIGIAVGASAGYFGGWVDVVLMRVTELLQTIPSFLLVVVIVAIGRPSVGVIALSIGAASWPVVARLVRAEFRTLRETEFVLAARSNGFGHARIALLEILPNALPPVIVTTSVLVANAILMESALSFMHMGDPNAVSWGSMIGDAREMLRTAWYLAALPGLSIVLTVLSLNLLGDALNDAFNPRLSA; translated from the coding sequence ATGAGCCCCCCACGCCGTGCGCGCACGCTGCGCCGGCTACTGGCCAACCCTGGCGCGGTGGTCGGCGGCGTGCTGTTGCTGTTGATCCTGTGCGCCGCCATTACCGCGCCCTGGGTGTTTCCGCACGACCCGCTCGACATGGTCGGTCCGCCGATCCAGTGGCCCGGTCAAGACCCGGAGTTCTGGCTGGGCACCGACACGATGGGCCGCGACATCGCGGCCGGCCTGGCGCACGGCGCCCGCGTGTCGTTGACGGTCGGCGTGACGGCCGCGCTGCTCAGTTTGGCGATCGGCATTGCCGTAGGCGCGTCGGCCGGCTACTTCGGCGGCTGGGTGGACGTGGTGCTGATGCGCGTCACCGAACTGCTGCAAACAATTCCTTCGTTCTTGCTGGTGGTGGTGATCGTGGCCATCGGGCGCCCGTCGGTCGGCGTCATCGCGCTATCGATCGGCGCGGCCTCGTGGCCCGTGGTGGCGCGGCTGGTTCGCGCTGAATTTCGGACCCTGCGCGAAACCGAATTCGTGCTGGCCGCGCGCAGCAACGGCTTTGGCCACGCACGCATCGCCCTGCTGGAAATTTTGCCCAACGCGCTGCCGCCCGTCATCGTGACGACCTCGGTGCTGGTGGCCAACGCCATCCTCATGGAATCCGCCCTGTCGTTCATGCACATGGGCGATCCGAACGCCGTGTCCTGGGGCAGCATGATCGGCGACGCGCGCGAGATGCTGCGCACCGCGTGGTACCTGGCCGCCCTGCCCGGCCTGTCCATCGTGCTGACCGTGTTGTCGCTGAACCTGCTGGGCGACGCCTTGAACGATGCCTTTAACCCGAGGCTGTCCGCATGA
- a CDS encoding alpha/beta hydrolase, which translates to MSSSPIPTLAPDVLAAQALAKQHGVGTPNVLTTPIAECRKKSRAYQHWLSQPAPPVGRVVEHRLDHLPVPATLRLYYPEGASDKPLPLYLHLHGGGFAQGDLDTLDRWKREIAADAGIVTAGLSYALSPEARYPVALEQVLGALRWLRDEAPALGLDAQRLAVGGESAGGNLTLAALQRLRDEGDAFIKTGVVIYGMLSARRDTPSQESFGDGRFGLSTEKLDWFWDQYVADAAQLTDPGVAPLHADVAGLPPLILQAAALDPLLDDTLDLANKLFASGAAPMLVVYSGVPHSFIGMTRLLAQAQEARADLVHALKRNLAA; encoded by the coding sequence ATGAGCTCATCCCCCATCCCCACCCTGGCGCCCGACGTGCTGGCGGCGCAAGCCCTGGCCAAGCAACACGGCGTCGGCACGCCGAACGTGCTGACAACGCCCATCGCCGAATGCCGCAAAAAAAGCCGCGCCTATCAACACTGGTTAAGCCAGCCCGCGCCACCGGTCGGCCGCGTGGTGGAACATCGGCTGGATCATCTGCCGGTGCCGGCCACGCTGCGCCTGTACTACCCCGAAGGCGCCAGCGACAAGCCCCTGCCCTTGTACCTGCACCTGCACGGTGGCGGCTTCGCGCAAGGCGACCTGGACACGCTGGACCGCTGGAAGCGCGAAATCGCGGCCGACGCGGGCATCGTCACGGCCGGCCTGTCCTACGCCTTGTCCCCCGAAGCGCGCTACCCCGTTGCACTGGAACAGGTGCTGGGCGCCTTGCGCTGGTTGCGCGACGAAGCGCCGGCACTGGGCCTGGACGCGCAGCGCCTGGCCGTGGGCGGTGAATCGGCGGGCGGCAACCTGACGCTGGCCGCGCTGCAACGCCTGCGCGATGAGGGCGATGCGTTCATCAAGACCGGCGTGGTCATCTACGGCATGCTGTCGGCCCGCCGCGATACGCCGTCGCAGGAATCGTTTGGCGACGGACGCTTTGGGCTGTCCACGGAAAAGCTGGATTGGTTCTGGGACCAATACGTTGCCGACGCCGCCCAATTGACGGACCCCGGCGTGGCCCCGCTGCATGCCGACGTTGCCGGACTGCCGCCGTTGATCCTGCAAGCCGCCGCGCTGGACCCCCTGCTGGACGACACGCTGGACCTGGCCAACAAGCTGTTCGCCAGTGGCGCCGCGCCCATGCTGGTGGTCTATTCCGGCGTGCCCCACAGCTTTATCGGCATGACGCGCCTGCTTGCCCAGGCGCAAGAAGCGCGCGCGGACCTGGTCCACGCGCTCAAACGCAACTTGGCCGCCTAG
- a CDS encoding ABC transporter ATP-binding protein produces the protein MTRTSHPPDTRALLSVQDLTVSFRADDGQRRAVDGLSFDVAAGETLALVGESGCGKSTTALAVLRLLAPGSRVQGRILFNDVDLAALPDRQLRQVRGRDIAMIFQEPMTSLNPVLTIGRQIAEAIRCHEDIGRTALRHRTLELLARVRIPDPERRIDDYPMQLSGGQRQRVMIAMAIACRPKLLIADEPTTALDVTIQAQILQLLDELRRDLGMSVLLITHDLGVVRQWADRVLVMHGGKKLEEAPAVQLFAAPSHPYTQGLLGASLHARGGLHYRQARLPEIVVSHGHGDGEPHFTLRTSTGAGQAHGATGQHSAAPLLSVRGLTTRYAGRRGVDVLAVDDVSFDIAHGETLGLVGESGSGKSSLSRTLLRLTPAHTGQALLRGTDLLALSQRALKASRRHIQMVFQDPYASLNPRHTVHDILAAVLKVHGVRDRAERGRHVARMLDNVGLPADAARRYPNEFSGGQRQRIGIARALITRPSLVVLDEPVSALDVSVQAQILNLLVDLKNELGLSYLFISHDLAVVRYLCDRVMVMNQGRIVEHGTPETIWRQPAHPYTRTLLAAVPAAPALPAATAAHVAPPAPASAPVGRQTASYSRVPGIGILHG, from the coding sequence ATGACACGCACGTCCCACCCCCCCGACACCCGTGCGCTCTTAAGCGTGCAAGACCTGACCGTGTCGTTTCGCGCCGACGACGGGCAGCGCCGCGCCGTCGACGGTTTGAGCTTTGACGTAGCGGCGGGCGAAACGCTGGCGCTGGTCGGTGAATCCGGCTGCGGCAAGTCGACTACGGCACTGGCCGTGCTGCGCCTGCTTGCGCCCGGCAGCCGGGTGCAGGGCCGCATCCTGTTCAACGACGTGGACCTGGCCGCCCTGCCGGACCGGCAGCTGCGCCAGGTGCGCGGCCGCGACATCGCCATGATCTTCCAGGAGCCCATGACCTCACTGAACCCGGTGCTGACCATCGGCCGGCAAATCGCCGAAGCCATCCGTTGCCACGAGGACATCGGGCGTACCGCGTTGCGCCACCGCACGCTGGAGCTGCTGGCGCGCGTTCGCATCCCCGACCCCGAACGCCGCATCGACGACTACCCGATGCAGTTGTCGGGCGGCCAACGCCAGCGTGTAATGATCGCCATGGCTATCGCCTGCCGGCCGAAACTGCTGATTGCCGACGAGCCCACCACCGCGCTCGACGTCACCATCCAGGCGCAGATCCTGCAATTGCTGGACGAGCTGCGGCGCGACCTGGGCATGAGCGTGCTGCTGATCACGCACGATCTCGGTGTGGTGCGGCAATGGGCCGATCGTGTCCTCGTCATGCACGGTGGCAAAAAACTGGAAGAAGCGCCGGCCGTCCAACTGTTCGCCGCGCCGTCGCACCCCTATACGCAGGGGCTGCTGGGCGCATCGCTACACGCGCGCGGCGGGCTGCACTACCGTCAGGCACGGCTGCCGGAGATCGTGGTCAGTCATGGACATGGCGATGGCGAACCGCATTTCACATTGCGCACGTCCACGGGCGCTGGCCAAGCGCACGGTGCGACCGGGCAGCACAGCGCCGCGCCGCTGCTCAGCGTGCGGGGCCTGACCACGCGCTATGCGGGACGCCGAGGCGTCGACGTGCTGGCGGTCGATGACGTGTCCTTCGATATCGCTCACGGCGAAACGCTGGGTTTGGTGGGCGAATCAGGTAGCGGCAAATCCAGCCTGTCGCGCACGCTGCTGCGCCTGACACCCGCGCATACCGGCCAGGCGCTGCTGCGTGGCACCGATCTGCTGGCCCTGTCCCAACGCGCGCTAAAAGCATCGCGGCGGCATATACAGATGGTGTTCCAGGACCCCTACGCCTCATTGAACCCGCGCCATACCGTGCACGACATCCTGGCCGCCGTGTTGAAGGTGCACGGCGTGCGCGACCGCGCCGAACGAGGCCGGCACGTGGCTCGGATGCTTGACAACGTCGGCTTGCCCGCCGACGCGGCCAGACGCTATCCCAACGAGTTCTCGGGCGGGCAGCGCCAACGCATCGGCATCGCCCGCGCGCTGATCACGCGCCCGTCCCTGGTAGTGCTGGACGAACCCGTGTCGGCGCTGGACGTGTCGGTGCAGGCGCAGATACTGAATCTGTTGGTCGACTTGAAGAACGAGCTGGGCCTGTCCTACCTGTTCATCTCCCACGATCTGGCCGTGGTGCGTTATCTGTGCGACCGGGTCATGGTCATGAACCAGGGCCGCATCGTGGAACACGGAACGCCCGAGACCATCTGGCGCCAGCCGGCGCACCCCTACACGCGCACGCTATTGGCCGCCGTGCCCGCCGCGCCTGCCCTGCCCGCCGCGACGGCCGCCCATGTCGCGCCGCCGGCCCCAGCTTCGGCCCCCGTTGGCCGCCAAACCGCGTCATACTCGCGGGTTCCGGGCATTGGTATCCTTCACGGGTAA
- a CDS encoding T6SS immunity protein Tli4 family protein, whose product MNPRFLAAGLLIIGLIAGSNLSLFGKDTPLAPHPADTRTWAFGRHLIDLPSDWIYSTGSYVTLYYGLHTDFKTVEVRVLGTEVSAERFKNAVEDRSTQIGNVDHDAGGSMMLAQIKLSETQTLLRFFHSPELKNYHTHELHLLVGDVYVLIKADSFKNVMAPVEARIQALAKTITKISDPQTAGPGFGLGPVIIRDHHDQEIGMLKFRAPGTNLELDAATSAIQEQERINMKEQEKQTLAGIRYNSLRSGAPTFAGMESEQSGFSYRNGDHHAFLFVVQSYRDNPGFAWPSINMRLRGGGTIMKVQSPDYQPDLVRWSLPRFVPDKHEIPLWKRPPSPPRVDATLSDKEAGKLWDAIVASVRLRYLAVAPKPPSAFDQGNPEKAAADQKALDEFLSTDEDGRPWTPPTDDDVPAR is encoded by the coding sequence ATGAACCCGCGCTTCTTGGCTGCCGGGCTTTTGATCATTGGGCTGATCGCAGGCAGCAACCTTTCGTTGTTTGGTAAGGACACACCATTGGCTCCACATCCCGCAGATACTCGAACCTGGGCGTTCGGCAGGCATTTGATTGACCTTCCTTCGGACTGGATATACAGCACGGGTAGTTACGTCACGCTGTATTACGGATTGCATACCGATTTCAAAACCGTTGAAGTCAGGGTGTTGGGCACCGAAGTTTCCGCTGAACGCTTCAAGAATGCAGTAGAGGACAGATCAACGCAGATCGGAAACGTAGACCATGATGCGGGCGGATCAATGATGCTCGCTCAAATCAAGTTGAGTGAAACGCAAACATTGCTACGTTTCTTTCACAGTCCCGAACTGAAGAATTACCACACCCATGAGCTTCACCTTCTGGTCGGCGACGTCTATGTCCTGATCAAGGCCGACTCCTTTAAAAACGTCATGGCCCCCGTAGAGGCCCGCATCCAGGCGCTAGCAAAAACAATCACCAAAATCTCCGACCCACAAACCGCCGGCCCCGGCTTCGGGCTGGGGCCCGTCATCATCCGCGACCACCACGATCAGGAAATCGGGATGTTGAAGTTTCGCGCGCCCGGGACAAACCTCGAACTGGACGCCGCGACAAGCGCGATCCAGGAGCAAGAAAGAATCAACATGAAGGAACAGGAAAAGCAAACGCTTGCTGGCATCCGCTACAACTCCTTGCGTTCCGGCGCGCCGACCTTTGCCGGCATGGAGTCCGAGCAAAGCGGCTTCAGCTACCGGAACGGGGATCACCATGCCTTTCTGTTCGTCGTGCAAAGCTATCGTGACAACCCCGGGTTTGCCTGGCCGTCCATCAACATGCGATTGCGGGGAGGCGGCACCATCATGAAGGTCCAAAGCCCTGACTATCAACCCGACCTCGTCCGTTGGTCCCTACCCCGCTTCGTACCGGACAAGCACGAGATTCCCCTTTGGAAGCGGCCGCCTTCCCCGCCCCGCGTGGATGCCACCTTAAGCGACAAAGAAGCCGGCAAGTTGTGGGACGCGATCGTGGCGTCGGTGCGGCTGCGTTACCTGGCCGTCGCGCCCAAGCCGCCTTCCGCTTTTGACCAGGGCAACCCGGAAAAAGCCGCTGCCGATCAAAAGGCGCTGGATGAATTTCTTAGCACCGACGAAGACGGCCGGCCCTGGACGCCGCCTACCGACGACGACGTGCCCGCGCGGTAA
- a CDS encoding ABC transporter permease — protein MNPRRAARTLGLSLVQAIPTVIGVILLSFFLLQAVPGDAADVIAAESGSATEAGMAAMRSQFGLDRPVLQQLGAYLGNLASLNLGISPRYNLPVSDLIFSRLGNTVLLMFSALGCALAAGITLGAVMATFVGRWPDRVLSLAALLLYSTPGFWLGLMAIILLSVQLGWLPPGGVSTIGAPATGLAHLLDVARHLVLPTLALAGFYVAIFARLTRAAMLEVSRQDFVRTAHAKGVAPTAVALRHVLRNALIPVTTVAGLNFGTLLGGAVVVETVFSWPGLGRLAYESVMARDYVVLLGILVLSSLLVIVANILVDLLQTLLDPRIRVG, from the coding sequence ATGAACCCGCGACGCGCCGCCCGCACGCTGGGCTTGTCCCTGGTCCAGGCGATCCCGACCGTCATCGGGGTCATCCTGCTGAGTTTTTTCCTGCTGCAAGCCGTGCCGGGCGATGCTGCCGACGTGATCGCGGCCGAGTCCGGGTCGGCCACCGAAGCCGGCATGGCGGCCATGCGCAGCCAGTTCGGGCTGGACCGCCCGGTGTTGCAGCAACTTGGCGCCTACCTGGGCAATCTGGCCAGCCTGAACCTGGGGATATCGCCGCGCTACAACCTGCCGGTGTCCGACCTGATCTTCAGCCGCTTGGGCAACACGGTGCTGCTGATGTTCAGCGCGTTGGGATGCGCGCTGGCCGCCGGTATCACGCTGGGCGCGGTCATGGCCACCTTTGTGGGCCGCTGGCCGGACCGCGTGCTGTCGCTGGCGGCGTTGCTGCTGTATTCCACTCCGGGCTTCTGGCTGGGGCTGATGGCCATCATCCTGCTTTCCGTGCAGCTGGGTTGGCTGCCGCCGGGCGGGGTGTCGACGATCGGCGCGCCCGCCACCGGCCTGGCGCACCTGCTGGACGTGGCGCGCCACCTGGTACTGCCGACCTTGGCCTTGGCGGGCTTCTACGTGGCCATCTTCGCGCGGCTGACGCGCGCGGCCATGCTGGAGGTCAGCCGGCAGGACTTCGTGCGCACCGCGCACGCCAAGGGCGTCGCGCCCACGGCCGTGGCGTTGCGGCACGTGCTGCGCAATGCGCTGATTCCGGTTACCACCGTTGCCGGCTTGAACTTCGGCACGCTGCTGGGCGGCGCGGTGGTAGTCGAGACGGTCTTTAGCTGGCCCGGGCTGGGCCGCCTGGCCTACGAGTCGGTCATGGCGCGCGACTATGTCGTGTTGCTGGGCATCCTGGTGCTGTCTTCGCTGCTGGTGATCGTGGCCAACATTCTGGTCGATCTGTTGCAGACGCTGCTGGATCCGCGCATTCGCGTCGGCTGA
- a CDS encoding type VI secretion system Vgr family protein, which translates to MPRLSDPRPTLTSTFRFTFTTASGAAFDVIEFTLDEALSEPYRLCVDLSSFDPAVDFGALLDQPALFTIWRGALPVRYVHGIITELVQGDTGFRRTRYRVVLEPSLARAALCSDWRIYQHLSVPEILADVIKRQGITDYEQVTTQEYLSREYCVQAGDTDLAFIDRLAAEEGYFYRYAHSEHGHRLIHGDRIYIHGEIAGGPVVYNPMPGGDQAEPALHRFSYAERVRTAVQTQRDYTYTHPRYSQEHSPVASDLSHQDARYERYDYPGRYKRDEAGQPFTQTRLLGRRRDARVALVEGDDARLIPGVAFDLAGHPREDWNHGWRPVRMQHRGVQPASQEEDGFGAEYGQQGGLDHGPMHRSEYRPEHGTQYRYTAELVPDKVDWKSEPLPKPRIDGHQMATVVGPPNEEIYCDEWGRVKVQFPWDRVGEHNEHSSCWIRVSQNWAGAQWGHMAIPRIGQEVIVQFANGDPDQPLIIGRTFRATNLPPYELPRHNVLNTIKSKEFRGNRANELRLDDTSAQISAALMSEHGDTQLHLGYLTHPRPSGGQARGEGFELRTDEHGALRAAKGLLLTAETQLHAKGGQLDRSDIVAALQAALDLARHLGDYAAQHEGVAHDAQPQQSLSNAVRDLGHGANNQSDGPGQGDAGAIGLSAPAGIAAATPAGIVMSAGGNVDSVAQQHQQVSAGDKIVLNAGGDLGLFSQGGAMRLIAHQGPMLLQAQHNAIRIQADQSAEITSSQQHVLVAADKHITLLCGGAAIKIADGNIEFSMPGKLTVKAAGHNFTGPSSASMTFNTWDATPFNDRFQATLQDGSRACNLAYTLIRNDGSRITGRTDSEGYLTLQRDMRRDGVRIEWTKAEE; encoded by the coding sequence GTGCCACGGCTGTCCGACCCGCGCCCCACGCTCACATCCACGTTCAGATTCACGTTCACGACCGCCAGCGGCGCGGCGTTCGACGTTATTGAATTCACGCTGGACGAGGCCCTGTCCGAGCCCTATCGGCTATGCGTGGACTTGTCCAGTTTTGACCCTGCCGTCGATTTCGGCGCCTTGCTGGATCAGCCCGCGCTGTTCACGATATGGCGCGGTGCGCTGCCGGTGCGCTATGTGCACGGCATCATCACTGAATTGGTCCAGGGCGACACGGGCTTTCGGCGCACGCGCTATCGCGTGGTGCTCGAACCGTCACTGGCGCGCGCCGCGCTGTGTTCCGACTGGCGCATCTACCAGCACCTGTCCGTGCCCGAGATCCTGGCCGACGTCATCAAACGGCAGGGGATTACCGATTACGAACAGGTGACGACGCAGGAATACCTGTCGCGCGAATACTGCGTGCAGGCCGGCGACACCGACTTGGCGTTTATCGACAGGCTTGCGGCCGAGGAAGGCTATTTCTATCGCTATGCGCATTCGGAGCATGGGCACCGTTTGATTCATGGCGACCGGATTTATATCCACGGCGAGATCGCGGGCGGGCCGGTGGTTTACAACCCGATGCCGGGCGGTGATCAGGCAGAACCCGCGTTGCATCGGTTTTCTTATGCCGAGCGCGTGCGCACCGCCGTCCAGACGCAGCGCGACTACACGTACACGCATCCGCGCTACAGCCAGGAACATTCGCCGGTTGCATCGGATCTTTCTCATCAGGATGCCCGCTACGAACGTTACGACTACCCCGGCCGCTACAAACGCGACGAGGCGGGCCAGCCGTTTACCCAGACGCGCTTACTGGGCCGCCGCCGCGATGCGCGCGTGGCACTGGTCGAAGGGGATGACGCGCGCTTGATTCCTGGCGTGGCGTTCGATCTCGCGGGCCATCCTCGTGAAGACTGGAACCATGGTTGGCGACCCGTGCGGATGCAACATCGGGGCGTGCAGCCTGCCAGCCAGGAAGAAGACGGGTTCGGAGCCGAATACGGTCAGCAAGGCGGGCTGGATCATGGCCCGATGCACCGCTCGGAATATCGCCCGGAGCACGGCACACAATACCGCTACACCGCTGAACTGGTGCCCGACAAGGTCGATTGGAAATCCGAGCCCTTACCCAAACCCCGCATCGACGGCCACCAGATGGCGACGGTGGTCGGACCGCCCAATGAAGAAATCTATTGCGACGAGTGGGGCCGCGTCAAAGTCCAATTCCCGTGGGATCGCGTAGGCGAGCACAACGAACATAGCTCATGCTGGATTCGCGTATCGCAGAACTGGGCCGGTGCGCAGTGGGGTCACATGGCGATACCTCGCATCGGACAAGAGGTCATCGTGCAATTCGCAAACGGCGACCCGGACCAGCCGCTGATAATCGGCAGAACTTTCCGGGCGACCAATTTGCCGCCCTATGAACTGCCGCGCCACAACGTCCTGAACACCATCAAGAGCAAGGAATTCCGGGGCAATCGCGCCAACGAATTGCGCTTGGATGACACGTCCGCACAGATCAGCGCGGCGTTGATGAGCGAACACGGCGACACGCAGCTGCATCTGGGGTATCTGACCCATCCGCGTCCAAGCGGTGGGCAAGCTCGCGGTGAAGGGTTCGAACTGCGCACGGATGAACATGGAGCGCTGCGGGCGGCGAAGGGGTTGTTGCTGACGGCCGAGACGCAACTGCACGCCAAAGGCGGGCAGTTGGATAGATCCGATATCGTCGCGGCATTGCAAGCCGCGCTGGATCTAGCCCGCCACCTGGGCGACTACGCAGCGCAACACGAAGGCGTTGCCCACGACGCCCAGCCGCAGCAATCCCTATCGAACGCTGTGCGCGACCTGGGCCACGGCGCCAACAACCAGTCGGACGGCCCGGGCCAAGGCGACGCAGGGGCCATCGGCCTAAGCGCCCCAGCCGGCATCGCCGCCGCCACGCCGGCCGGCATCGTGATGTCGGCCGGTGGCAATGTGGACAGCGTCGCGCAGCAGCATCAGCAGGTCAGCGCGGGCGACAAGATCGTGCTGAACGCGGGCGGCGACCTGGGCTTGTTCTCGCAAGGCGGCGCCATGCGCCTCATCGCCCACCAAGGCCCGATGCTGCTACAGGCGCAGCACAACGCCATCCGCATCCAGGCCGATCAAAGCGCGGAAATCACGTCCAGCCAACAACACGTGCTGGTCGCCGCCGACAAGCACATCACGTTGCTGTGTGGCGGCGCGGCCATCAAGATCGCCGACGGGAATATCGAGTTCTCGATGCCCGGCAAGCTGACGGTAAAGGCTGCGGGGCACAACTTCACCGGGCCGAGCAGCGCCTCGATGACGTTCAACACCTGGGACGCAACCCCCTTTAACGACCGCTTTCAAGCCACGCTGCAAGACGGTTCCCGCGCTTGCAACCTTGCCTACACCCTGATCCGCAACGACGGCTCGCGCATCACCGGCCGCACGGACAGCGAAGGCTACCTGACGCTGCAACGCGACATGCGCCGCGACGGCGTCCGTATCGAATGGACAAAGGCCGAAGAATGA